Sequence from the uncultured Flavobacterium sp. genome:
CTTCTCTGTCATCCTGAATTACTTTGTCCAGCTCCATTATTCTTAAAAGCTCCAGATATTCTTTGTTGTTTTCTAAGGCATATTGGTCGTAATTTTTAGAGTAAATATGGTTATCTGTAAAAACTGCCGATATGAGGTTTTGCGTTGTTGTATTTTTCTTTTCGTATTCCTGTTCGTTTAGTATGATTTCTCCTTCTGTTGGCTGATACAAACCGGTTAAAATATTGATAAAAGTACTTTTACCGCTACCGTTTCCGCCAATAATAAAGATCATTTCTCCTTTTTCTATTGAAAGGTTTACCGGGCCTAAAGCAAATGTTTTTTCGGCAGCGTTATTTTCATATTCAAAATGAATATTATCAAATCGTAAGGATTTAAATGCTTCCGGATCTGTTTTTTTAATGGTAACGGCCAATTCTACGCTGTCAAAATCTTTCAAAAAATTCTTTATCCTGTTATTGGCTACAGTTAATCTGGTATAAACATTCTGCATATTAATCAGGTTGTTTATCGGTCCTGATACAAACAATAAAATCACTACATAAGAGATAACGTCTTCTCTTTTTAATATTCCTATTTCCGGAAGAAAAAACAAAATGGAACCAATAACTAAATACAACCCATATTGACTTATCAAGTTGATGGATAAAAAGACATAATTGATATTAAAATCCAGTTTTTTGGCATTTTCTCTATTTGGAGACAAATGTTCCGTCATTAAATTATCTCGTCTGTGCGTGCTTAATTTAAAACCTTTGAATCCTTTTATTACATCGTCTACATACTTATAATAATGTTCGTTATACTTTCTAAGCGTGGTTACTTTTTGCGACATTGTATTGATGACCAAAAAATAGGTTACAGCGATGAGAATTATTAAAGTAACAACGACCAAAGCCGCAGAAACAGACAGCGTAAATAAGTATATCATACAAAGCAAAAGCATTAATAAGGAATTGATGGTATGCGTTACTACTTCCGGAAAAGTGGCAAAAATCCTTAAATCTTCAATTGCGGTATAAAATCGCTGTGAGCCTAGTTTTTCTAAAATAATTAAGGGAGCTTTTAATATTTTGTCAAATATTTTTTTCTCATTTTCATATAATATTTCAAAAGAAAATTGATTGATTTTTTTCTGAAAAACAATATTTAGCAAATAGGTATATATAACAGTCGAGACAAATACAATTCCCATATAATCTGTTATGAAATCTATTTTTCCAGATATCACATTATTGATGATATAAACAATTCCGAAGCTTAAAATCGTATTGGGTATTGCATAAAGCAAAAGATAAATTACATAGGAAAATTTCAATTTAAACATAATAGTTTCTATTTTGATTGATTAAATGTTTTTTATGCTGACTTATAAAAATACTGGCTAATTGAACAGCTGATTTGTATATAAAAAAATGATCGCCGTTCCATATTTCAGAGGTAAAAGTATTGTTGGTAAAGTTTTTCCAGTTTTCGATTTTATCACCGTTATCTTCATCAGAACCCATAAGAGCATAAATTGGTGTATTTATCTTTAAGTCTTTTTCTGAAGAAAAACCCGTTTCCAAACACTCAAAATCGGCTCTTATTATGGGCAGAAAATAGTCGAACAAATCATTGTTTTCTCTTATTTCCTTTGCGATTCCGCCTAAAATCATGAGTTCTTTTTTAAAATTTAAATCATCTAATTGATGATACAGGAAATCTTTATTTTTTTTTATTCCCGGCCCCGGATTTCCGGAAACAATAAGTAATTCGGGATTATCTCCGTCAGCTTCCATTTTTGCGGCAACAGAAAATCCTAAAGCCGCTCCCATACTATGACCATAAATCATATAAGGCTCTCCGTTTCTTAAAGATTTAATTTGCTTATAATAATCTTCAATCGCCTGATCTTTATTGATAATTAATTTCTCTTTATGCCTTTTACCTCTTCCGGGTAATTCAAGTGGAATGAAATCGACAGCTGTTATCTCTTTTCTAAGAAATTCAAACGAGTAAACATTTCCTCCGGCAAAGTGTAATAAAAAAAGCTGCATATTTTGTTGTTTTTATCTTGAATGGTCTACTGCATTTTCGGCAATTCTTTCTACATAATTTAATTTCTTGTTTCCAAACTTATAGGTCGCCGAAATTCTAAAAGCTCTGGGATCCTGATAGTTTCTAAATGTCTGGTAAATATTATCTACCGTAGAAACTTTATTCTCTGTCATTGATTTTAAAATATCCGTAACATTCAATTCGATCATCAAATCTTTTTTCAGCAGTAAAAATTTCATTCCAAAATCAAGCGCACATTGTTTTTTAATCAAAGCTTCCTGACTGATGTTTTTAGAACGATACCAAAAACTTAAATTGGTGGAAATATTTCTTGATGAATTGAAATAAAACTGATTGTTTATCATACCATACCAGCCCCAGACGTCGAGATCCTTTATAACCGGAACTAATGATGTATTGTACTTATAGTATCCTTGTAACTGTAAATTTGTTTCAATGGTATTATTATATTTTATAAAAGCATTACCTGTAAGCTGAAGCGCGTTTAAATCCATATAGCTCAACACTTTATGAGCAACGACATAATCTTCTGTGAAATTGGTTAAAGACCAGTAATTATCTTTTGTGTTTGAATACGATAGGCCTAAATCGTATTTTGATTTGAATGAATAGACCAGATTTAAATTATTTGTTGTTGACGGCTTTAAAAACGGATTCCCTAAATAATTTTCATAAGCGTTATAAATTCCTAAAGAAGGGTTTATAAATCTATACAACGGCCTGTTGAAAAACTCTGAATAGGAAAAACTTATTTTACTGTCTTTATTAAAAATATAACTTGCATTTACATACGGAAACAACTTTAAATATCTATCATCCAAATCCTTATGTGTTAAATCTGAAACATATCCGTTTATAAATGTATTTTCGAGTTTTAAACCAACTTGAAGATCCAGTTTTCCAAAATTCTTTTTAACATCCGAAAATACAAGCTGTCTGTTTTCGATGTAAGTACAAATTGGTGACAATTCTAAAATCTGTACATAATCAGTATCAAATTTTCTAAAATGCCTAATGTTATAATCAGATTCAATGTATATCCATTTTCCTCCCACATTAAAATCAAATAGACTTGTAGATCCATGATACAAACCATTGAGCGTGTAGATATTCAAATCTGTACGTCCGTCATGATAAACCGTATAATTACGATTAGGAATTGCAGCACCATTTACATCATAATCCTGCCCATATGTGTTTTGGTTATAATCCCAAGGTCTTTGCAGCCAGTCTGCTTCTATGGTTAAAAATTCATTTTTATTAAAATCATGCCTTAACAGCACATTCAAAGAATTCCGTTTAAGGTTCGAAACCAATCTCTTACTTCCCACATAATATTTATTCAACTCATTGTCTGATGTATTATAAATATCAATATTCGTTTTAGTGTCTAATATGTTCTCATAAGTATCATTCATAGACGAAACATTTATTTTTGTTTTATCCGAAATCTTGTACTGAACATCAATAAAACTCACAAAACTGTTAAAGTCATAATCTGTAGTTCCGGTGCCTATAAATGATAAATCAGGAAAAAAAGTACTTACATCATTTTCTCTGAAAAATTTCTCGCGTCCATAACTTATACTTGTATTGACTTTCCATCTTCCTTTATTATAAACCAGATTCACGCTATTATTAAAACTCGGAAACTTATGCTGTTTGTACACTGATTTTACTGCGCCGCCAAAATATTCACCTGATTCTTCTGTCTGACTTGGTTCTTTTATTGAAACACTTGTCTGTGAAAAACCTAAAAAAGGAATAAACAGCAAGCAGAATAATTTATATTTCATTTACAATTTTTATTTTTTTATTGATGATTCTTCGCAGCCCTTTTCAAGATGTTATTCCTGAAAAATGGCTGTGTAGATATCTTCTTTTGCAATAATTTTATTTAATATTTTTTTATTGTGCTTCAAATTATTTCCTTCAAGCATGTTTTGGTGCTCTCCTTTTCCGGTTATATAACTTATCGTTTCAAAGTTTTCTTCCCATTTTTTGTCGTCGTTATTTTCTGCTTTTACCAGTACTAATTCGGATGACAATTTGTTTGTGTATTTCAGATTTTTCAAATAATTGATATAGGCTATTCGTTTTTCTTTTGCCTGAGCAAGTATTTCCTGCATATTTTCATCGATTTCTGTTCCTAAATCAAATCCTTCAGCAGCGAGTTCTATATTTAGTTTTTCTTCGTTAAGAATTACCGAATCAAACATTATGATTCTCGAAACAGTTCTGTTGAGTTTATTTATAAGATGATTTGCGACTTCATACGATAAATTTCCTCCCGCTGACCAGCCAAATAAAACGATGTCCCCATTTTCCTGAATCTCATTGATTTTATGCGCATAATAAGACACTGTATCAGCTTCATTTTCTATAAAATTGAAGGATATAAATCTGGAATCTTCATTGTTTTGAAACAAGTCTCTATAAGCGCTTCCGTAACCCGCAATTGGAGGAAAAGCAAAAACTGTATTTTGAGAATCACTATTACCGTATTCATAAAAATCTTTATCCGAATCAAAAATGGTGTTCAAATGATGTTTTACTATTTCGGCAATCGTATTAAAACGAAACAGCGAATCGACAGGATAATTTGCCGCAAATTCTTTATTCATTTTAATAATTGTGTTTATTGCCGAAATACTGTTTCCGCCTAATTCAAAGAAATTATCGGTAATTCCAACTTTTTCAAGACGAAGAACTTCCTGCCATATTTCGACAATTTTCTTTTCTGTCTCATTTCTTGGCGCTGTATATTCTGTTCTTATCAGGTCTTCTCCGCTAATTCCCGGCAGTGCTTTTCGATCTGTTTTTCCGTTAGGTGTCAAAGGCAGACTATCCAGAGCTATATAAAATGACGGCACCATATATTCAGGCAGTTTTCCCAGAAGATAATTTCTTATGGCAGCCTTGTCTATTTCGATCTCACTGGCATAATAAGCTGCAATTACTTTTTCGCCATTTACTTCTTTTACCTCAACAACAACTTGTTTTATATCCGCCGAATATTGAGAAAAACAAGTTTCGATTTCTCCAAGTTCAATTCTAAATCCTCTAATTTTTACCTGATGGTCATTTCTTCCTAAAAATTCAATATTTCCGTCTGGAAGCCATCTTCCTAAATCTCCTGTATCGTACATTATGCTTCCGGACTTAAACGGACTTGCAATAAATTTCTCTGCCGTAAGTTCTGGTTTGTTCAAATAACCTCTTGCTACACCTGCTCCCGCAACATATATTTTTCCAAAAACTCCGCTAGGAACCGCTTGAAGTTTTTTGTCTAATATGTAGAGTTGTGTATTAGAAATTGCTTTTCCAATTGGTATTGATAAATAGTCTTTCCGTTTAATTTTAAAATATGTACTGTACGTTGTATCTTCAGATGGACCGTATAAATTATACACTTCAATCTGGTCTAAAGGCAATCTTTGTATAATGCTGTGAGAGATTGGCTCTCCGGCCATGTTTAAAATATTTACAGTATCAAACGAAACTCCATCATCTAAAAGCTGATTTACCACAGACGGAACAGTGTTTATTAATAAATTCTTGTCTTTATCAATATGGTTTTTAATTTCCAATCCATTTTTCAAGAGCTTGATTTTCTTTCCGATTGAAAGTGTATAGAATATTTCAAAAACAGATAAATCAAAGCAGTAAGACGTTACAGCATATACAGTTTCAAATTTAGTACTGTCAAATTCTGCGTTTGACCAGTCTATTAATGCCACTGCATTTCTATGCTCAATCATAACCCCTTTAGGATTTCCTGTAGTTCCTGAGGTGTAAATTATATACGCTAAATCATTTGCTGTATTTGTTCTTTCAGTATTTACTTTAGCATATTCTTTCCCGCTGTTATAGAATAATTCCAGTACATTTTCGTCAATTACAACTTTGCTGTTGCTGTCTTTTTCTATATACTCAATTCTTTCCTGAGGATATGATTTATCAATTGGTACATAAGCGGCGCCCGTTTTTAGGATTCCTAAAAGTGTAACAATCATTTTCTCGCTTCGATCTAATTTAATACCAACTAAATCGGCGGTTTCGATCTTGTAATTCTCTATTAAGTAATTGGCTAACTGATTTGCCTGCTCATTGATTTCTTTATAAGTGAAGCTTTTATCTTCAAAAACAACAGCAATATTTTCCGGTGTTTTCAAAACCTGATCTTCAAATAAATCGATCATTGTTTTCTCTTTCGGATACGCTGTCGAATTATTATTATAATCCAGCAATAATTTCTTTTCTTCGGCAATTGTTAGATAATCAACCTCATCTACAGCGCGTTTAGGATCGTCAATTACTTCATTAAATAAATGTTCCAAATGCCCAAATATCGAGTCTATAAATAAAGAATCGTATATATCTGTATTATAATCTATGCTGAGAATTAGTTGCTGTGTTTCAACAAAAGTGAAGGTTATATCCAGTTTTGCAATCTTGTTTTCAAACTCAAAACCTTCAATTTCTATTCCGTCTAATGCTGTATGGTTTGTTAGGTTTTTTAATTGGTTTTGATTTTGAAGCACAACCAATACGTCAAACAAAGCAGAACGGCTTAAATCTCTCTTTAAATTTAGATTATCTACTAATTCATCAAGCGAATATTCCTGATGCTGATAAGCATTTAAGAGTGTTTCTTTCTCTTTATTTAAGATATCCAGAAATTGATCTTCTTCTTCAAACTTTGTTCTAATGGCCAATGTGTTAAGGTAAAGTCCCAATTGATTTTCTAAATCCGGATGTTCCCTGCCCGCAATTGGCGTACCTACAATAATATCATCCTGATTTGTATATCTGTACAACAGCGTTTTGATACCCGCCATTAAGGTCATAAACAACGTAACATCGTGCTTTTTTGAAAATGTTTTTAGTTTTTCTAAAAGCTCACTCGTGAATTGATGCGATTTATTATCACCATAATAAGTTTGTACCAAAGGTCTTTTCTTAAAGCTCGGAAGTTCTAATACAGGCAATTCTCCTGTAAATTGGTTTAACCAAAAATCTTTTGACTTTTGATATTTTTCCTGCTGAACGGCCTCATTAATCCAAACAGCATAATCTTTGTAATGAAAGTTTAACTGTGGAAGATTGGCAGGTATTCCCTCAACTATTGCGTTGTATATTTTTACTACTTCGGAAATTAATAACTGCATCGACCATCCATCACCAATTATATGATGCAGGCTGATGAAAAAGATATGCTCATTTTCATTTGTTTTAATTAAAGAAGCTCTTATTAAAGGGGCTTTTTCCAGATTAAAAGCAATCGCATTTTGTTCTTTTATGTATTGCGAAACAGCAGATTCCTGTTTTTCTAAATTGCTGAAATCTTTCTCTGTTATTTCAAAAACAATCTCGGCTGCAGGTTTTATAAACTGGCGTATTTGTCCGTCTGAATCATTTTTGAAACCTGTTCTTAATATCTCATGTCTGTCAATTAATAAATTAAAAGTTTCCTTAAATTTTTCCGTATCCAAATCACCTTTTAATTTTATAGCTGCAGGCATATTATACGCCAGCGGACCTCCCTCTAACTGACTCAATATCCATAATCTGTACTGCGAAGACGTTAACGGATAATTATCCGCAGCAATTGCCTGAGGTATTGCTTCATATTCGTTTTGGTGCAACTCTTTTGAAAGAGATTCAATTGTAGGACTTGAAAAGAAACTTTTAAACGAAACCGTTTTATTTAATTGCTTGTTTAGTCGATTAATAACTTGCGCTACAATTAAGCTGTGTCCGCCAAGCTCAAAGAAATTATCAGTAATTCCTATTTTTTCAAGACCCAGAACTTCCTGCCATATTTCGGCAATTTTCTGTTGAGTTTCATTTTTTGGTTCAACATATTCTCTTCTAATACCATCTTCTCCCGTACTATTTGGAAGTGCTTTACGATCTATTTTTCCGTTTGGCGTTACCGGAAAACGTTCCAGGGCTATATAGAACGAAGGAACCATATATTCCGGCAGTTTTCCTAAAAGGTACTCTCTTATTTCTTTTTTATCGATTTCTTCATCCGATACGTAATAAGCGATCAGCATTTTTTCTCCGTTTACTTCTCTTACGAGAACAACAGCTTGTTTTAAATGAGAAGCATATTGCAAAAGATTGGTTTCTATTTCGCCCAATTCAATTCTAAATCCTCTTACTTTAACCTGATGGTCGTTTCTGCCTAAAAATTCAATATTTCCGTCCGGAAGCCATCGCGCAACATCTCCCGTATTGTACATTTTCGTTCCCGGAATAAATGGATTTTCAATGAATTTTTCGGCCGTTAAATCTGGTTTATTTAAGTAACCGCGCGTTACGCCATCTCCAGCTATATATACATTGCCAGAAACACCAAGAGCCACGGGAAATAATGCATTGTTAAGGATGTAAACTTGTGTATTTGAAATTGGACGGCCGATAGAAAATGGCTTGTTTTTGTTATACAAAAATTCGATCGAAGTAACAGTAGTTTCCGTTGGTCCGTATTTATTATAAAAATTACAAAAAGTACTCCATGATTCTGCCAGTTTTTCTGAACAGATATCTCCTCCTGACAAAACTCTCTTTAAACTAAATTTATCAGAAGGTTTCAATTTACTTACTACTGATGGAACAGAATGAAAGTGCGTAATCTTATTTTTAATTACAAATTCTTCCAGTTCAATTTCATCTAACAGTACTTTTCTTGGCAGAATATATAAAGCCGCACCATTTAAAAGCGCTAAAAATGTCTGCTCAACAGAAGCATCAAAAGAGAAATTCGAAAGCTGCAGGATTCTCTCAGTTTCCTCAATTTTAAATTCTTTTGTTTGGGAATTTATTAAGTTGATTACGTTTCTGTGCTCGACCATTACTCCTTTTGGATTTCCAGTCGTTCCGGATGTGTAAATAATATAGGCTAAATCGCTCGGACTGTTTATTTTTTCGATATTTAAACCTGAGTATGTTTCTCTTGTTTTGTAAAAAGACTCAAAAATATTCTCATCAATTACGATTTTACAATTACTGTCTTTTTCTATATATTCAATTCTTTCCTGCGGATAAGAAGAATCGATTGGTACGTAAGCCGCGCCTGATTTTAATATTCCTAATAGCGTTACAATGATTCGCTCGCTGCGTTCTAGTTTAATTCCCACTAAATCGCCCGTTGTAACGGCATGATTTTCTCTTAAATAATGCGCCAGCTGGTTTGCCAGTTCATTAAGTTCCTGATATGTAAGCGTGGTTTCTTCAAAAACAACCGCAGTATTATTTGGTGTTTTCCCGAGTTGTTCTTCAAATAAATCGATTAGTGTTTTATTTTTTGGATAATCTGCCGAAACGCCATTAAAATCAGATAATAATTTAATTTTCTCCAGTTCCGTTAAATAATCCAGTTGATCTATGGATTGTTCAGGATTGTTGATTCCGGCATTGAATAGATTTTCCAGATGTCTGAATAGAGAATCGATTAAAAACTCATCATAAATATCTGTATTGTAATTAATTGAAAGAATTAATTGCTGCGTTTCGACAAAAATAAAACTGATGTCGAATTTTGATGTTTTGTTTTCAAAATCAAAAGCTTCTACATCTAATCCTGTTAAAGTGCTATTGTTTCCTATATTTTTTAACTGCGCTTGATTTTGAAGCACAATTAAGATATCAAACAAAGCAGAACGGCTTAAATCTCTCTTTAAATTTAGGTTTCCTGCCAGTTCATCAAAAGAATAATCCTGATGTTGATAAGCGTTTAAGAGCGTTTCTTTTTCTTTATTTAAAATATCCAGAAAAGTATCACCCTGCTCAAACTTTGTTCGAATGGCAAGTGTATTTAAAAATAACCCAAGCTGATTTTCTAAATCCGGGTGTTCCCTGCCGGCTATTGGCGTACCAATAATAATATCGTCCTGATTGCTGTAATTATGCAGCAGTGTTTTTATACCCGCCGTTAATGTCATAAACAGCGTTACATCGTGTTCACTTGAAAAGGCTTTTATTTTTTCTAAAAACGCACCAGAAAACTCATATAATTTTACGGCACCATTGTAGGTTTGAACCAAAGGCCTTTTTTTAAAGCTTGGAAGTTCTAATACCGGAATTTCGCCTTTTAATTCGTTTAACCAAAAATCTTTAGACTGTTGGTATTTTTCCTTCTGGATTTCTTCATTAATCCATACTGCATAATCTTTGTAATGAATGTTTAAATCCGGTAAATTGACTGAAACTCCCTGAATTATGGCGTTGTATGTTTTTACAATTTCAGAAATTATTAACTGCATCGACCATCCGTCTCCAATAATATGATGCATACAAAGTGAAAATATATGCTCATTATCTTTCAATTTAATTAAGGAAGCTCGTATTAATGGCGCTTTTTCCAAATTAAAAGCAATAGCATTCTGTTCTTCTAAATACTGTACAACAAGATTTTCCTGTTCTTTATGATTGCTGAAATCCTGTTCTTTTACTTCAAACTTAATTTCATTTGCAGGCGTTATATATTGCT
This genomic interval carries:
- a CDS encoding cyclic peptide export ABC transporter, whose product is MFKLKFSYVIYLLLYAIPNTILSFGIVYIINNVISGKIDFITDYMGIVFVSTVIYTYLLNIVFQKKINQFSFEILYENEKKIFDKILKAPLIILEKLGSQRFYTAIEDLRIFATFPEVVTHTINSLLMLLLCMIYLFTLSVSAALVVVTLIILIAVTYFLVINTMSQKVTTLRKYNEHYYKYVDDVIKGFKGFKLSTHRRDNLMTEHLSPNRENAKKLDFNINYVFLSINLISQYGLYLVIGSILFFLPEIGILKREDVISYVVILLFVSGPINNLINMQNVYTRLTVANNRIKNFLKDFDSVELAVTIKKTDPEAFKSLRFDNIHFEYENNAAEKTFALGPVNLSIEKGEMIFIIGGNGSGKSTFINILTGLYQPTEGEIILNEQEYEKKNTTTQNLISAVFTDNHIYSKNYDQYALENNKEYLELLRIMELDKVIQDDREDSARRPFSKGQGKRMSLIFALLEDKPILVLDEWAADQDPHFRKYFYENLLPKLKEEGKTIIAVTHDDAYFKYADRILKFDYGEIVKDFKVKDEILHTESLWRNEVES
- a CDS encoding amino acid adenylation domain-containing protein, with translation MQTLLKKLRSSNIKLNLSGDKLDINAPKGVLTPELLEEIKLHKQNIIDFIKLSQNLSDNHIDIPNIDEAETYIVSSSQKSLWLLCQLEEQNTVYNIPSIFEIKGNLNIEALEKAFYALLERHESLRTNFVETENAEVRQKIVSVKNLDFKFRTEDLSQENDSQNLHILIEKELKFSFDLSKDSLVRATLIKTADDTFVFVLVIHHIITDGLSIQLMINELFVLYNAFINNLSNPLFPLQIQYKDYAAWQQNQLRDNNAAHKEYWLKQFQDTIPILDLPVYKTRPLSKTFNGGIVKRSFNSEILKQFSNLCQSQEATLFMGLTSLLNILFYRYTNQNDIIIGTPIAGRPHADLQNQMGLYLNTLALRTHFDGQDSFMELLSNVKNKTLEAYEHQVYPFDELIENLNLKREAGRSPLFDVMLILQNMTDNNSSKQLEDITIQNYQNVQNVLIKYDLEFTFDEFGNELNLNITFNTDIYTIDFIEKITEHFGTLLQGVIAEPNLPVSRINYLSPNEIKQLVYDFNDTAAEYPRDKTIVELFEEQAHKTPDNIAIVFEGLKLTYKELNEKVNQFAYYLRESYDIEPDDLVGIKLGRSEQLIITILGVLKSGAAYVPIDSDYPQERIDYIEKDTNCKAVIDEDELMMFNFQRFRYSTENPDTINLPSHLAYIIYTSGSTGNPKGVMVEHHNVIRLVKPCTYFPLHTDTVLLSTGSISFDATTIEFFGTLLNGSTLVLTSQDDLLDLRTLENVVKTNGVNSLWMTASWFNSVVEDNISFFESINQLIVGGDVVSPKHTQKVFESNPSIKIVNGYGPTENTTFSVTFDIQNEKYITIPIGKPIPNSQAYVLDQNLQPAGIGVSGKLYLSGDGVSRGYLNQPELTAEKFVPNPFISETRMYDTGDLGRWLPNGTIEFLGRNDHQVKIRGYRIELGEIETSLLQFSSNLKQVVVQVKDVNGEKVLVAYYVSDIEIDKIEIRNYLQTKLPEYMIPSFYVLLDFIPLTPNGKTDRNALPGINGEDSIRREYIAPRNETEQKMAEIWQEVLGLEKIGITDNFFELGGHSLIVAQVINRLNKQLNKTVSFKDFFSNPTIDALSKTLNQDNYAAIPKAEIRESYPLTASQNRFWILSQLEGGSLAYNMPSAIKLKGDLDTAKFKETFSLLIQRYEILRTSFKTNSEGQIQQYITPANEIKFEVKEQDFSNHKEQENLVVQYLEEQNAIAFNLEKAPLIRASLIKLKDNEHIFSLCMHHIIGDGWSMQLIISEIVKTYNAIIQGVSVNLPDLNIHYKDYAVWINEEIQKEKYQQSKDFWLNELKGEIPVLELPSFKKRPLVQTYNGAVKLYEFSGAFLEKIKAFSSEHDVTLFMTLTAGIKTLLHNYSNQDDIIIGTPIAGREHPDLENQLGLFLNTLAIRTKFEQGDTFLDILNKEKETLLNAYQHQDYSFDELAGNLNLKRDLSRSALFDILIVLQNQAQLKNIGNNSTLTGLDVEAFDFENKTSKFDISFIFVETQQLILSINYNTDIYDEFLIDSLFRHLENLFNAGINNPEQSIDQLDYLTELEKIKLLSDFNGVSADYPKNKTLIDLFEEQLGKTPNNTAVVFEETTLTYQELNELANQLAHYLRENHAVTTGDLVGIKLERSERIIVTLLGILKSGAAYVPIDSSYPQERIEYIEKDSNCKIVIDENIFESFYKTRETYSGLNIEKINSPSDLAYIIYTSGTTGNPKGVMVEHRNVINLINSQTKEFKIEETERILQLSNFSFDASVEQTFLALLNGAALYILPRKVLLDEIELEEFVIKNKITHFHSVPSVVSKLKPSDKFSLKRVLSGGDICSEKLAESWSTFCNFYNKYGPTETTVTSIEFLYNKNKPFSIGRPISNTQVYILNNALFPVALGVSGNVYIAGDGVTRGYLNKPDLTAEKFIENPFIPGTKMYNTGDVARWLPDGNIEFLGRNDHQVKVRGFRIELGEIETNLLQYASHLKQAVVLVREVNGEKMLIAYYVSDEEIDKKEIREYLLGKLPEYMVPSFYIALERFPVTPNGKIDRKALPNSTGEDGIRREYVEPKNETQQKIAEIWQEVLGLEKIGITDNFFELGGHSLIVAQVINRLNKQLNKTVSFKSFFSSPTIESLSKELHQNEYEAIPQAIAADNYPLTSSQYRLWILSQLEGGPLAYNMPAAIKLKGDLDTEKFKETFNLLIDRHEILRTGFKNDSDGQIRQFIKPAAEIVFEITEKDFSNLEKQESAVSQYIKEQNAIAFNLEKAPLIRASLIKTNENEHIFFISLHHIIGDGWSMQLLISEVVKIYNAIVEGIPANLPQLNFHYKDYAVWINEAVQQEKYQKSKDFWLNQFTGELPVLELPSFKKRPLVQTYYGDNKSHQFTSELLEKLKTFSKKHDVTLFMTLMAGIKTLLYRYTNQDDIIVGTPIAGREHPDLENQLGLYLNTLAIRTKFEEEDQFLDILNKEKETLLNAYQHQEYSLDELVDNLNLKRDLSRSALFDVLVVLQNQNQLKNLTNHTALDGIEIEGFEFENKIAKLDITFTFVETQQLILSIDYNTDIYDSLFIDSIFGHLEHLFNEVIDDPKRAVDEVDYLTIAEEKKLLLDYNNNSTAYPKEKTMIDLFEDQVLKTPENIAVVFEDKSFTYKEINEQANQLANYLIENYKIETADLVGIKLDRSEKMIVTLLGILKTGAAYVPIDKSYPQERIEYIEKDSNSKVVIDENVLELFYNSGKEYAKVNTERTNTANDLAYIIYTSGTTGNPKGVMIEHRNAVALIDWSNAEFDSTKFETVYAVTSYCFDLSVFEIFYTLSIGKKIKLLKNGLEIKNHIDKDKNLLINTVPSVVNQLLDDGVSFDTVNILNMAGEPISHSIIQRLPLDQIEVYNLYGPSEDTTYSTYFKIKRKDYLSIPIGKAISNTQLYILDKKLQAVPSGVFGKIYVAGAGVARGYLNKPELTAEKFIASPFKSGSIMYDTGDLGRWLPDGNIEFLGRNDHQVKIRGFRIELGEIETCFSQYSADIKQVVVEVKEVNGEKVIAAYYASEIEIDKAAIRNYLLGKLPEYMVPSFYIALDSLPLTPNGKTDRKALPGISGEDLIRTEYTAPRNETEKKIVEIWQEVLRLEKVGITDNFFELGGNSISAINTIIKMNKEFAANYPVDSLFRFNTIAEIVKHHLNTIFDSDKDFYEYGNSDSQNTVFAFPPIAGYGSAYRDLFQNNEDSRFISFNFIENEADTVSYYAHKINEIQENGDIVLFGWSAGGNLSYEVANHLINKLNRTVSRIIMFDSVILNEEKLNIELAAEGFDLGTEIDENMQEILAQAKEKRIAYINYLKNLKYTNKLSSELVLVKAENNDDKKWEENFETISYITGKGEHQNMLEGNNLKHNKKILNKIIAKEDIYTAIFQE
- a CDS encoding outer membrane beta-barrel family protein; protein product: MKYKLFCLLFIPFLGFSQTSVSIKEPSQTEESGEYFGGAVKSVYKQHKFPSFNNSVNLVYNKGRWKVNTSISYGREKFFRENDVSTFFPDLSFIGTGTTDYDFNSFVSFIDVQYKISDKTKINVSSMNDTYENILDTKTNIDIYNTSDNELNKYYVGSKRLVSNLKRNSLNVLLRHDFNKNEFLTIEADWLQRPWDYNQNTYGQDYDVNGAAIPNRNYTVYHDGRTDLNIYTLNGLYHGSTSLFDFNVGGKWIYIESDYNIRHFRKFDTDYVQILELSPICTYIENRQLVFSDVKKNFGKLDLQVGLKLENTFINGYVSDLTHKDLDDRYLKLFPYVNASYIFNKDSKISFSYSEFFNRPLYRFINPSLGIYNAYENYLGNPFLKPSTTNNLNLVYSFKSKYDLGLSYSNTKDNYWSLTNFTEDYVVAHKVLSYMDLNALQLTGNAFIKYNNTIETNLQLQGYYKYNTSLVPVIKDLDVWGWYGMINNQFYFNSSRNISTNLSFWYRSKNISQEALIKKQCALDFGMKFLLLKKDLMIELNVTDILKSMTENKVSTVDNIYQTFRNYQDPRAFRISATYKFGNKKLNYVERIAENAVDHSR
- a CDS encoding thioesterase domain-containing protein; its protein translation is MQLFLLHFAGGNVYSFEFLRKEITAVDFIPLELPGRGKRHKEKLIINKDQAIEDYYKQIKSLRNGEPYMIYGHSMGAALGFSVAAKMEADGDNPELLIVSGNPGPGIKKNKDFLYHQLDDLNFKKELMILGGIAKEIRENNDLFDYFLPIIRADFECLETGFSSEKDLKINTPIYALMGSDEDNGDKIENWKNFTNNTFTSEIWNGDHFFIYKSAVQLASIFISQHKKHLINQNRNYYV